One genomic segment of Hordeum vulgare subsp. vulgare chromosome 2H, MorexV3_pseudomolecules_assembly, whole genome shotgun sequence includes these proteins:
- the LOC123425476 gene encoding uncharacterized protein LOC123425476 — protein MWRPSHYRVPPPHPYAAAYKVDPEPHGSFVSESSIAIPSRAPPISPKLSAVREKRGAREMDGRNLLGAAGADRAKQNKAKIVKIAVPVLAMLLLLTSAAVSTTSDDRACLRAFFRSNMFLMFCVLVSTTTGCSLAWLAVTAPTEASRRSYAWATVRCFALLAMNLCLALSNLPDVDDAA, from the exons ATGTGGAGACCAAGCCACTACCGCGTGCCTCCTCCTCACCCGTATGCTGCTGCATATAAAGTAGACCCCGAACCCCATGGCAGTTTCGTCTCAGAGAGCTCCATCGCCATTCCCTCTAGAGCCCCGCCAATATCTCCAAAACTCTCCGCGGTCAGGGAAAAGAGAGGTGCTAGAGAGATGGATG GCCGCAATCTGCTGGGTGCTGCGGGAGCTGATCGCGCGAAGCAGAACAAG GCCAAGATCGTCAAGATAGCGGTGCCGGTGCTGGCCATGCTGCTGCTGCTCACGTCGGCGGCTGTCTCCACGACGTCCGACGACCGTGCCTGCCTCCGCGCCTTCTTCCGCAGCAACATGTTCCTGATGTTCTGCGTGCTCGTGAGCACCACAACCGGCTGTTCCCTGGCGTGGTTGGCCGTTACGGCGCCGACGGAGGCTTCCCGGCGCTCGTACGCGTGGGCCACCGTCAGGTGCTTCGCGcttcttgccatgaatctgtgccTAGCCCTGTCCAA CCTCCCCGACGTCGACGATGCTGCTTAG